One stretch of Arachis duranensis cultivar V14167 chromosome 1, aradu.V14167.gnm2.J7QH, whole genome shotgun sequence DNA includes these proteins:
- the LOC107471232 gene encoding protein MAIN-LIKE 1-like, which yields MGDDPGRLYRLDGVAHIAGVINDEDVAYQLGLPVDGDYVSGCLTDFHLYIEGGRPAWQWFHELLGVLPPENQVQKFTVNCTWFQETFAECPDGADEETVRRFARAYIMMLLGTQLFADKSGNRIHIRWLPYVARLEEMGRYSWALAALAWLYRCMCRVANRHVVKLAGPLQLLQSWIFWRFPTLRPSGYDEISWPLASRWSGYNPGISNKGPRVQMARMKIDLLQPRQVRKQNFCHSQVIVSVYIT from the exons ATGGGGGACGATCCGGGAAGGCTTTATCGTTTGGATGGAGTAGCTCATATCGCCGGTGTGATCAACGACGAG GATGTCGCATACCAGCTGGGGTTGCCAGTCGATGGAGATTACGTTAGTGGTTGCCTTACCGACTTCCACCTTTACATTGAGGGTGGGAGACCTGCTTGGCAGTGGTTCCATGAGTTGCTCGGTGTTTTACCTCCGGAGAACCAGGTGCAGAAATTCACAGTCAACTGCACCTGGTTTCAGGAGACATTCGCAGAGTGTCCAGATGGGGCAGATGAGGAGACAGTTAGGCGATTTGCCCGGGCCTATATCATGATGTTATTGGGTACACAGCTGTTTGCCGACAAGTCCGGCAATCGTATACACATCAGATGGCTACCATATGTTGCTCGGCTTGAGGAGATGGGTCGCTACAGTTGGGCGTTGGCGGCACTAGCATGGCTGTACAGGTGCATGTGCCGAGTCGCCAACAGACATGTGGTGAAGTTAGCTGGCCCGTTACAGTTATTACAGTCGTGGATCTTCTGGAGGTTTCCCACACTTAGACCATCTGGGTATGATGAGATCAGCTGGCCCCTTGCCTCGAG ATGGTCTGGTTACAACCCTGGGATTAGCAACAAGGGACCTCGGGTACAGATGGCTCGCATGAAGATCGACCTGTTACAGCCTCGGCAGGTAAGGAAGCAGAACTTTTGTCATTCTCAAGTCATTGTTTCAGTTTATATCACTTAA
- the LOC107471221 gene encoding uncharacterized protein LOC107471221, with product MASEESFLVLVHYRGSIKRKTRSGVKFTDKDPLCIIVTPTTTYDALVSSVLEKLGLEGVKRVKKFFYRIPTAVLHDTVKFDCFTIGSDEDLQVMFLSRRQFPEVRTPELLAKLVDVVSSSGGSNRNATTIAAVAGSSSRHAIASSSAPVYEPPMQPVASPSFAVDLSGNVGDEVRYGEHIPTEVHCPTPAGVGDGLFDDPDDDDVEPDMIGDESGDDVAATVPTRATGGSSSGTQQYPPHFSSLDLDAMRQDDNDLQASGFGARDTEGSAGMNEFQVGQQFQDKDEALLSVKTYSIRRGVQYKVVESDYRRYVGKCSEFGNGCTWLIRLSLRQRKGIWEVKRYNGPHTCLASSISSDHRSLDYHVISTFVMPMVRADAGVNIKVLQNATAAHFGFRPTYRRVWMAKQKAVSVIYGDWDESYNELPRWVLGVQLTMPGTVAVLRTCPVRVGGQVDESQVYFHRLFWTFPPCIQAFRHCKPLVSIDGTHLYGKYGGTLLVAIA from the coding sequence atggctagtgaggagagtttCCTAGTTCTGGTACATTACAGAGGGTCGATTAAGAGAAAAACTCGGTCCGGCGTGAAGTTCACTGATAAGGATCCCCTATGTATTATCGTGACGCCGACAACCACGTATGATGCACTTGTTAGCTCTGTGCTGGAGAAGCTAGGTCTTGAAGGCGTTAAAAGGGTCAAGAAGTTTTTCTACCGCATTCCTACAGCGGTGCTCCATGACACCGTGAAGTTTGATTGTTTCACAATCGGTAGTGACGAGGACTTGCAGGTTATGTTTCTTTCTCGTAGGCAGTTTCCCGAGGTAAGGACACCAGAGCTGTTGGCAAAGTTGGTTGATGTGGTATCTAGCTCGGGTGGTTCGAACCGGAATGCCACTACTATAGCCGCGGTTGCCGGCTCGAGCTCGAGACATGCTATTGCTTCATCCTCTGCTCCTGTGTATGAGCCACCGATGCAGCCTGTTGCGTCCCCTTCGTTTGCCGTTGATCTGAGCGGCAATGTTGGAGACGAGGTTCGGTATGGGGAACATATTCCCACCGAGGTACATTGTCCCACACCGGCTGGTGTTGGTGATGGTTTGTTTGATGATCCAGATGATGATGACGTGGAGCCGGATATGATCGGTGATGAAAGCGGCGATGATGTTGCAGCTACTGTTCCGACAAGGGCTACAGGTGGATCTAGTTCTGGCACACAGCAGTATCCACCCCATTTTTCCTCATTGGACCTGGATGCCATGCGGCAAGACGATAATGATCTGCAGGCCTCAGGATTTGGTGCTAGAGATACCGAGGGGTCTGCCGGTATGAACGAGTTCCAGGTTGGCCAACAATTTCAAGATAAAGATGAGGCGCTTTTGAGTGTGAAGACGTACAGTATCCGCCGAGGGGTCCAGTACAAGGTCGTTGAGTCTGACTACCGCAGGTATGTGGGAAAGTGTTCTGAGTTTgggaatgggtgcacatggCTAATTCGGTTGAGTCTCCGACAGCGGAAGGGTATCTGGGAAGTGAAGCGATACAACGGACCGCATACATGTCTTGCCAGCTCCATCTCCAGCGACCATAGGAGTCTGGACTACCATGTCATATCCACCTTCGTTATGCCGATGGTTAGGGCTGATGCAGGTGTGAACATCAAGGTGCTCCAAAATGCCACGGCCGCACACTTTGGGTTCAGGCCTACGTACAGGAGGGTATGGATGGCGAAGCAGAAGGCCGTTTCCGTGATATATGGGGACTGGGACGAGTCGTACAATGAGCTCCCTAGGTGGGTTTTAGGAGTTCAGCTGACGATGCCCGGCACTGTAGCCGTCCTCAGGACTTGCCCTGTTCGAGTTGGGGGACAGGTTGACGAATCTCAGGTTTATTTTCATAGGCTGTTCTGGACTTTCCCCCCTTGTATCCAGGCATTCCGTCATTGCAAGCCTTTGGTGAGTATTGATGGCACCCATTTATATGGGAAGTATGGGGGAACACTGCTAGTCGCCATTGCATAA